CACCACCATGCGCGCCATCTCGGGAATGATCAAGCCGACCGCCGGCCAGATCAACCTGCACGGCAAGCGCATCGATGGCCTGGAGTCCTACACCATCGCCAAGCAGGGCTTGGCGCATTCGCCCGAAGGCCGGCGCGTGTTCGCCACCATGAGCGTGACTGACAACCTGATCCTGGGCGCCTTCCCGCGCCTGACCGGCAGCCGCCCCAAGGGCGACGTGCAGGGCGACCTGGAGCGCGCGATGGAGCTGTTTCCGCGCCTGAAGGAGCGGCGCATGCAGCTGGCCGGCACGCTCTCGGGCGGCGAGCAGCAGATGCTGGCCATGGCCCGCGCCGTGATGCTGAACCCCGAAATCGTGCTGCTCGACGAGCCGTCGATGGGGCTGGCGCCGATTCTGGTCGAAGAGGTGTTCCGCATCATTGCCGACCTGAAGTCGCGCGGCGTCACCATGCTGCTGGTCGAGCAGTTCGCCGCCGCCGCGCTGAAGGTGGCCGACTACGGCTACGTGCTGGAAAACGGCCGCATCTCGGTGCATGGCGAGGCCGACAAGCTGCGCGATGACCCGGCGGTCAGGGCGGCCTATCTGGGCGGCGGGCATTGATTGCCAGAAGAATTTGCTATTAAAAGAATAGCTACTTGCGCATGCTGGTAGTGCGAAAAAGGCTGAAAATGCTTTAAATCAGGGCAGACGGGCGGCGCCTGGACCGCCTGCCAGCCTTCGGTTTTTCAGGCGACCTTGAGGCCCTTGAGCGCCGGGTCATCGGGCGGGTAGCGCAGGTCAAGCTGTTGCAAGCTCTGGCGCACCAGCGTGGCAATCATCAGGTTGCGGTGCGTCTTGGAGTCGGCCGGCACCACCGTCCAGGGCGCCCACGGCGTGCTGGTGGCGTTGAGCAGGTCTTCATACGCCTGCTGGTACTGCTTCCACTGCTTGCGCGCGTCCAGGTCGCCCAGGCTGAACTTCCAGCGTTTGGTCGGGTCGTCGATGCGCTCCTGCAGCCGCTCGCCTTGCTCCTTGAAGCTGATGTGCAGCATGAACTTCAGGATCACCGTGCCGGTCTCGCTGAGCAGGCGTTCAAAGTCATTGATCTGCTGGTAGCGCTGCGCCGTTTGCGCCGGCGTGATCCAGCCGTTGACCGGCGGCACCAGCACGTCTTCGTA
This DNA window, taken from Polaromonas hydrogenivorans, encodes the following:
- a CDS encoding ABC transporter ATP-binding protein; the encoded protein is MLSIKNLEAGYGKVQVLHGISMEVPKGKVVTLIGSNGAGKTTTMRAISGMIKPTAGQINLHGKRIDGLESYTIAKQGLAHSPEGRRVFATMSVTDNLILGAFPRLTGSRPKGDVQGDLERAMELFPRLKERRMQLAGTLSGGEQQMLAMARAVMLNPEIVLLDEPSMGLAPILVEEVFRIIADLKSRGVTMLLVEQFAAAALKVADYGYVLENGRISVHGEADKLRDDPAVRAAYLGGGH